The Desulfobacterales bacterium genome includes a region encoding these proteins:
- the crcB gene encoding fluoride efflux transporter CrcB — MEGFVHALIQFKGFLSDAVGTLLEGSRLFLPALKKWGLVMLGGSFGAASRYGVSLLTVKLWGSGFPWGTLLVNLAGCFLIGLLFALSDRVRFLSPDMRLLLITGYLGALTTFSSFSLETINAGRAGMALLPLGNILINNIGGLTLTFCGMWLGGLK; from the coding sequence ATGGAAGGGTTCGTTCACGCACTGATTCAGTTCAAAGGTTTTTTGTCCGATGCTGTCGGTACGCTTTTGGAGGGCAGTCGTCTGTTTCTACCGGCGCTGAAAAAATGGGGACTGGTCATGCTGGGTGGCAGCTTTGGCGCGGCGAGCCGCTACGGCGTGAGCCTGTTGACGGTGAAATTATGGGGAAGCGGCTTTCCATGGGGAACGCTGTTGGTTAATCTCGCGGGGTGTTTTTTAATCGGGCTGCTATTCGCTCTCTCGGATCGGGTCCGTTTTCTGTCACCGGATATGCGCCTGCTTCTAATTACCGGGTATCTGGGCGCGTTAACGACCTTCTCCTCGTTCTCCCTTGAAACCATCAACGCCGGCCGTGCCGGCATGGCGCTTCTGCCCTTGGGCAATATTCTCATCAACAACATCGGCGGGCTGACACTCACCTTTTGCGGCATGTGGCTGGGCGGGCTTAAATAG
- a CDS encoding DUF190 domain-containing protein, producing the protein MLTYQAIEIFTSEEARYRNKPVADAVVQYIKNLKIAARCIVTRGIAGCYESGEVTTGRLEILSFNLPIRIYIVIPVAETERVIDGLNGMVGDGIIAVHDLMVISHRTRNSFFPRQLLVRDVMTTTPRRISAKSPLSDAAGLLLSSVFTGLPVVNDQSRPIGVITQGDLISKGGLPLRLGLLAASDQHRTDTVIRKLASQSAAEVMTTPAIIITEDRPLVEAVNVMLAKGIKRLPVVDETGRLTGMLSRLDIFRTVMREAPDWNSFRAQKIEVAKLKSVGDILRRDTHTVFPETPIDEVIRVIDLNDIQRVAVVDADGKLLGLISDRDLLRYFKQDEAGIWNLLTKAKHALKPNACHGNLQQCLTETRADAVMTTGLITVREEMLIEEAITLMTEKSLKRLPVVDEAGRFKGMISRDSLLRTGFGEPG; encoded by the coding sequence ATGCTAACTTATCAGGCAATTGAAATTTTCACCAGCGAGGAAGCGCGCTACCGCAACAAGCCGGTGGCCGATGCGGTGGTTCAGTACATTAAAAATCTGAAGATCGCGGCACGCTGTATCGTCACCCGGGGAATCGCCGGCTGTTACGAAAGTGGAGAGGTGACGACCGGGCGATTGGAAATTCTCTCCTTTAACCTACCGATTCGTATTTACATTGTTATTCCGGTTGCTGAAACCGAGCGCGTCATTGATGGCCTGAACGGCATGGTGGGTGACGGCATTATCGCGGTTCATGATTTAATGGTTATCAGCCATCGGACGCGCAATTCATTTTTCCCGCGGCAGCTTCTGGTCCGTGATGTCATGACCACAACCCCCAGACGCATTTCGGCCAAAAGCCCTTTAAGTGATGCAGCGGGGTTGCTGCTCTCGTCGGTCTTTACGGGGCTTCCCGTGGTGAATGACCAGAGCCGGCCTATCGGGGTCATCACGCAAGGAGACCTCATTTCAAAGGGCGGCCTGCCGCTTCGGCTGGGTCTTCTGGCGGCATCCGACCAACATCGGACCGATACGGTCATTCGCAAGCTGGCTTCTCAAAGCGCAGCCGAGGTGATGACGACGCCGGCAATCATCATCACGGAAGACCGGCCCCTGGTCGAGGCCGTGAATGTGATGCTGGCCAAGGGCATTAAGCGCCTTCCGGTGGTGGACGAAACCGGGCGGCTTACAGGCATGCTTTCCAGGCTGGATATTTTTCGGACGGTCATGCGGGAAGCACCCGACTGGAATTCCTTTCGGGCGCAAAAAATCGAGGTGGCGAAGCTTAAAAGCGTTGGGGATATCCTGAGACGGGATACGCACACCGTTTTTCCGGAAACCCCCATTGATGAGGTGATTCGGGTCATTGATTTGAACGACATTCAACGGGTGGCTGTGGTCGATGCCGACGGCAAGCTGCTGGGCCTGATCTCGGATCGGGATTTACTTCGCTACTTCAAGCAGGATGAAGCGGGCATCTGGAATCTTCTGACCAAGGCGAAACACGCCCTTAAACCAAATGCCTGTCACGGCAATCTGCAACAGTGTCTGACCGAAACCCGCGCCGACGCGGTCATGACAACCGGGCTGATCACCGTCCGCGAAGAAATGTTGATCGAAGAGGCCATCACCCTGATGACCGAAAAGTCGCTCAAACGCTTGCCGGTGGTGGACGAGGCCGGTCGCTTTAAAGGCATGATCAGCCGGGATTCGCTCTTGCGCACCGGGTTTGGCGAACCCGGTTGA
- a CDS encoding four helix bundle protein, producing the protein MLRYSGVRSQNERTRKAEGFRKRGNLDKLRFLNIAQGSLEESRYYLILTPEY; encoded by the coding sequence CTGCTCAGGTATTCAGGAGTCAGAAGTCAGAATGAAAGAACCCGCAAAGCTGAAGGATTCAGAAAGCGTGGAAACCTAGACAAGCTCCGGTTCCTCAATATCGCGCAAGGATCTCTTGAGGAATCACGCTACTATTTAATTCTGACTCCTGAATACTGA
- a CDS encoding CBS domain-containing protein gives MKKESTQSDCGQVDISEQDVLNAMKAMQGYIDITPADFKEVYRAAYNLAKNRILNSLTAADVMTTSVHSIGLEMDLIETAALLAEKGISGAPVVDHEGKVVGVVSEKDFLAQMGAGQTGSFMQVIAHCLKNKGCVATPMLNRVVRDIMTAPAITAKADTLISKISTLFSEKKINRLPIIGGDGKLAGIVTRSDLVNSYCRLG, from the coding sequence ATGAAGAAAGAATCAACCCAAAGCGACTGCGGCCAAGTGGATATTTCCGAGCAGGATGTGCTCAACGCCATGAAAGCGATGCAGGGGTATATCGACATTACACCCGCCGATTTTAAGGAAGTGTATCGGGCGGCTTACAACCTTGCAAAAAATCGAATCCTGAATTCTTTAACCGCCGCCGATGTGATGACGACCTCGGTTCATTCCATCGGGTTGGAAATGGATCTCATCGAAACCGCCGCATTGCTGGCCGAAAAGGGAATTTCAGGCGCGCCGGTGGTGGATCACGAGGGAAAAGTCGTGGGCGTTGTATCTGAAAAAGATTTTTTAGCCCAAATGGGGGCCGGACAAACAGGCTCTTTTATGCAAGTCATCGCGCATTGCTTGAAAAATAAGGGATGTGTTGCAACGCCGATGTTAAACCGGGTTGTCCGCGACATCATGACGGCGCCGGCCATCACGGCTAAAGCGGATACCTTGATTTCGAAAATATCGACCCTTTTTTCGGAAAAAAAGATCAATCGCCTTCCGATTATCGGCGGTGACGGAAAGCTCGCCGGCATTGTGACACGTTCGGATCTTGTTAATTCCTATTGCAGGCTCGGGTAA
- a CDS encoding HPP family protein, translating to MHYLEKWRGHTQSPPRVAAIEILWSWLGSFLGIAAVSLLHFKLLDNTGLMMVIGSFGASAVLIYGAVRSPLAQPRNLIGGHILSAIVGVTAYRYLGWQPWLAASVAVSVSIALMHLTKTLHPPGGATALIAVIGGDAMHQLGYLYVLIPTAAGACIMLAIALVINNIPKGRRYPEFWL from the coding sequence TTGCATTATTTGGAAAAATGGCGGGGGCACACCCAAAGTCCGCCACGGGTTGCCGCGATTGAGATTCTTTGGTCATGGCTCGGCAGTTTTTTGGGAATTGCCGCTGTCAGCCTGTTGCATTTTAAGCTGTTGGATAACACCGGGTTGATGATGGTTATCGGCTCATTCGGTGCCTCCGCGGTTCTCATATACGGCGCCGTTCGCAGCCCATTGGCGCAACCCAGGAACCTTATCGGCGGCCATATTCTCTCGGCGATCGTGGGGGTGACGGCATATCGGTATTTGGGATGGCAGCCCTGGTTGGCAGCGTCCGTGGCCGTATCCGTATCCATCGCCCTGATGCACCTGACGAAAACACTTCATCCGCCGGGAGGCGCCACTGCACTGATCGCCGTGATCGGAGGCGATGCCATGCACCAGCTCGGCTATCTGTATGTCCTGATACCGACCGCCGCAGGCGCTTGCATTATGCTGGCCATTGCGCTCGTCATCAACAATATACCAAAAGGCCGCCGATACCCGGAATTTTGGCTTTGA
- a CDS encoding DUF748 domain-containing protein produces MNKFKKIVQSKTFIVSASVILIYTLAGFFLTPYLIRHYLPKIIHENLQKKAVIGNVALNPYIFKLEMGAFRMDEPDGQPILAFERLLVDFELKSLFRWAWVFREIQLDGPAVNAVIQKKGGLNLAHLGSSSEVERPKDETRSPPPRLVFESIRIINGQFTFTDQRPDTPATITLSPLTAGIANLTTLPEKGGETTLTATGNNGATAKWLGRVGLNPLIVKGHLSLQNVKSATLANFAGDKLRLSPPAGTLTVATDCTIDGGGVAAQIVLSNLSVLLNGIALALPDSQAPFLELPDARITGARLDLTGRKIDLGTITVQGGSAHLAMDEHGVLNLQRIAPPFEQGSKNNTTQPVDTRNAATWLFNLPGFEINGFSAHYEDAQRAPGLQAAIGELKGGFSAEAQTGEHPSALVKDLMIQLSNIRANVAAAEPIVRINSFTLEKGNADLVQKRLTAALIAIDGGSARIERRIDGTLNLTDLFAQAQPQENTLAKKPEKAVEQSDTVPETLADATAANQGDGAPKEGPASGKASAFQFLVDRLLLSGMQLTFWDRMVGADHPILNIDTLSASASQVDGRSTMPIELAVGIREGGRIKAAGTFDPTKQSLAAEVELVGIALPTAQPYIAPVAAIVLKSGTFSTTGSLRYAAKDTKAQTVYQGEFKVENLKITEPNADETLLGWISVNSKQLKLLLQPNGVDIGDIRVQGLIGKAIVEKNGSFNLANLIKAEQPGRSVVSKAVKPKKDGRGNGAFFYRVRRVLVKDGRITFADYNLPIPFAANIHELKGSLAGLTSVKDARSQIKIKGRVNQFGTAQIDGEVNTVNPKLFTNIGLAFRNIEMTKLTPYTGKFAGRKIDSGKLSVNLAYEIHNGRLSGDNKIVVERLKLGEKVESPTAVNVPLDLAVALLKDSNGVIDLGLPVSGDLNNPQFSFGALIGKALFNLLKKIVTSPFRAIAALIPGGENDSIDSITFEPGRADVPPPEKEKLLQLAEALGKRPQLKLVVQGRFHPEKDRNAIARRSLRNTLAVRLEQALTPQEDAGPVDFSSTDTRKALEKMFTERFGADKLKSFTAELQKAPENGEGADAGFLAKALFAQLLTVEPVTDAQFLALANARAKAIIAEMGTAQGLSAERLGTQPPAALTASESITAALSLQALQ; encoded by the coding sequence ATGAACAAATTTAAAAAAATCGTTCAGAGCAAGACCTTTATTGTCTCTGCCTCGGTTATTCTGATTTACACGCTGGCCGGGTTCTTTTTAACCCCCTATCTCATTCGGCATTACCTGCCCAAGATCATTCATGAAAATCTTCAAAAGAAGGCCGTTATCGGCAATGTGGCGCTAAATCCGTATATCTTCAAGCTGGAAATGGGTGCGTTCCGCATGGATGAACCGGATGGTCAGCCGATCCTTGCATTCGAGCGACTGCTCGTCGATTTCGAACTGAAAAGTCTGTTCAGATGGGCCTGGGTTTTCCGAGAGATTCAGTTGGATGGGCCTGCGGTGAATGCCGTGATTCAAAAAAAAGGCGGTTTGAATCTGGCTCACTTGGGATCTTCTTCCGAGGTCGAACGGCCCAAAGATGAAACACGGTCGCCACCACCTCGCTTGGTTTTTGAAAGTATCCGTATTATAAATGGTCAATTCACGTTCACGGATCAACGACCGGACACACCCGCCACGATCACGCTGAGCCCCTTGACTGCCGGAATCGCCAACCTGACCACTCTGCCAGAAAAGGGGGGGGAAACGACCCTCACCGCCACCGGCAACAATGGTGCAACGGCGAAGTGGCTTGGTCGGGTGGGCCTGAACCCGCTGATCGTCAAGGGCCACCTCAGCCTGCAGAACGTCAAAAGCGCTACACTGGCGAATTTTGCCGGCGACAAACTGCGACTTTCGCCGCCGGCAGGGACGCTGACGGTAGCAACAGACTGCACCATTGATGGCGGCGGCGTGGCCGCGCAGATCGTGCTATCCAATCTGTCCGTGCTGCTGAACGGCATCGCCCTTGCGCTGCCGGATTCCCAAGCACCGTTTCTGGAGCTGCCCGACGCGCGGATCACAGGCGCGCGCCTTGACCTGACCGGTCGCAAGATCGATCTGGGCACCATAACCGTGCAGGGGGGAAGCGCGCACCTGGCAATGGACGAACATGGCGTTTTAAATCTGCAACGCATTGCGCCGCCTTTCGAACAGGGATCTAAAAACAACACCACGCAACCGGTAGACACCCGGAATGCAGCGACCTGGCTGTTTAATCTGCCCGGATTCGAAATCAACGGCTTCTCGGCGCATTACGAGGACGCGCAACGCGCCCCAGGACTCCAGGCCGCGATCGGTGAGCTCAAAGGCGGCTTTTCAGCAGAAGCACAAACCGGGGAGCACCCATCAGCGCTGGTGAAAGATTTGATGATACAGCTTTCGAACATTCGGGCGAACGTTGCGGCCGCGGAGCCGATCGTTCGAATCAATTCATTCACACTGGAAAAGGGAAATGCTGATTTGGTCCAAAAGCGCCTGACCGCTGCCTTGATCGCCATCGACGGCGGCTCGGCTCGAATCGAAAGGAGGATCGACGGCACCCTTAATCTGACAGACCTCTTTGCGCAAGCACAGCCACAAGAAAATACCCTTGCCAAAAAGCCCGAAAAGGCCGTTGAGCAGTCCGATACCGTCCCTGAGACACTGGCCGATGCCACGGCAGCAAACCAGGGCGATGGCGCGCCAAAAGAAGGCCCGGCTTCTGGTAAGGCTTCAGCCTTTCAATTTTTGGTGGATCGTCTCTTACTTTCCGGAATGCAGCTGACGTTTTGGGATCGCATGGTTGGTGCTGATCATCCGATCCTCAATATAGACACCCTTTCAGCTTCCGCATCGCAAGTGGACGGCCGCTCCACGATGCCGATTGAACTGGCCGTCGGCATTCGGGAAGGCGGCAGGATCAAGGCGGCCGGCACGTTCGACCCCACCAAACAATCGCTGGCCGCAGAGGTCGAATTGGTTGGGATCGCATTGCCGACGGCCCAACCCTATATCGCGCCGGTGGCGGCCATCGTGCTTAAATCAGGAACCTTTTCCACTACCGGCTCTTTACGCTACGCGGCCAAGGACACAAAAGCGCAAACTGTTTACCAGGGTGAATTCAAGGTCGAAAATCTGAAGATTACCGAACCAAATGCCGACGAAACCCTGCTCGGTTGGATATCGGTGAACAGCAAGCAACTCAAACTGCTTTTGCAGCCAAATGGGGTCGATATCGGAGACATTCGGGTGCAGGGGTTGATCGGAAAAGCTATCGTCGAAAAAAACGGGAGCTTCAACCTGGCCAATCTAATCAAAGCCGAACAGCCCGGCAGGTCCGTTGTCAGTAAGGCGGTCAAACCGAAAAAAGACGGGCGTGGCAACGGGGCGTTCTTCTATCGCGTTCGTCGCGTGTTGGTCAAAGACGGCCGGATCACCTTTGCCGATTACAACCTGCCAATTCCGTTCGCCGCGAACATTCACGAACTCAAGGGCAGTCTGGCCGGCCTCACCTCGGTCAAAGACGCCCGTTCGCAAATAAAGATCAAAGGCCGTGTGAACCAATTCGGAACCGCTCAGATCGATGGTGAAGTGAACACCGTCAACCCCAAGCTTTTTACAAACATCGGCCTTGCTTTCCGTAACATCGAAATGACTAAGCTGACCCCTTATACAGGTAAGTTCGCCGGCCGCAAGATCGATTCCGGCAAGCTATCGGTGAATTTGGCCTATGAAATTCATAATGGCCGACTTTCAGGCGACAACAAGATCGTTGTGGAACGTCTGAAGCTCGGGGAGAAGGTGGAGAGCCCGACGGCCGTCAATGTCCCACTTGATTTAGCCGTGGCGCTGCTCAAGGATTCAAACGGCGTCATTGATCTGGGACTTCCGGTCAGTGGTGACCTTAATAACCCCCAATTCAGTTTCGGCGCACTGATCGGCAAGGCCCTTTTCAATCTTTTGAAGAAAATCGTGACCAGCCCATTTCGCGCCATCGCCGCATTAATCCCCGGCGGGGAGAATGACAGCATCGACAGTATCACTTTTGAGCCAGGCCGTGCGGATGTGCCGCCGCCGGAAAAAGAAAAGCTGCTTCAACTGGCCGAAGCACTTGGCAAACGGCCGCAATTGAAGCTGGTGGTGCAGGGACGGTTTCACCCGGAAAAAGATCGCAACGCAATAGCGCGGCGAAGCCTGCGCAATACCCTGGCGGTCCGACTCGAGCAAGCCCTGACGCCGCAAGAGGATGCGGGCCCGGTGGATTTCAGCAGCACCGATACCCGCAAGGCACTGGAAAAAATGTTCACGGAACGTTTTGGGGCTGATAAGCTCAAATCCTTTACGGCCGAGTTGCAAAAGGCTCCTGAGAATGGAGAAGGGGCGGATGCCGGCTTTTTGGCCAAGGCTCTTTTTGCCCAATTGCTGACGGTTGAACCGGTGACCGACGCTCAATTTTTGGCGCTGGCAAATGCCAGGGCCAAGGCAATAATCGCCGAAATGGGCACAGCACAGGGACTCTCGGCCGAGCGCTTGGGCACTCAGCCGCCCGCGGCACTGACAGCGTCGGAGTCCATCACGGCAGCGCTCAGCTTGCAAGCCCTGCAATGA
- a CDS encoding response regulator, whose amino-acid sequence MGSTMPYSNEKILIVDDERRMCDSLKALLSVKGFDVRTRSNGHDALKYLREESVDLILLDISMEEMDGFRVMERIGREHLDIPVIIIGMCQ is encoded by the coding sequence ATGGGGTCGACAATGCCTTACAGCAACGAAAAGATTCTTATCGTTGATGATGAGCGCCGCATGTGTGACAGCCTAAAAGCCCTGTTAAGCGTCAAAGGCTTTGATGTAAGAACACGCAGCAACGGCCATGATGCGTTGAAGTACCTGCGAGAGGAATCGGTTGATCTTATCCTCCTTGATATTTCCATGGAGGAAATGGACGGTTTCCGGGTAATGGAAAGGATAGGCCGGGAACATCTGGATATTCCGGTTATAATCATCGGAATGTGTCAATGA
- a CDS encoding PAS domain S-box protein, with protein MTGNASTATAVEALRKGAYDYLKKPFEPEELFTSVKNALQQRRLKKDNERVKRKLRDSEAHFRTLFNQASDCIFVVDHTHKDGPLIVDVNEAACTTYGYPFEEFIGKPFSTIDAEDTGESFLEKTHRLLSGERLVFESKHMRKDGTLFPVEVSARMIRIGDTPFFYFIGRNTTERKRAEEALRESEKHLQSVFRAAPTGIGVVIGRVLKQVNKRMCEMTGYAEAELIGRNARMLYTSDEDYEHVGREKYAQIQDHSTGTVETRWKRKDGHIINVLLSSTLINADDPGKGVTFTALDITERKEAQVEQEKLQTLLLQAQKMEAIGTLAGGIAHNFNNVLMAIQGRISLILMDKDISSPDFEHLKCIEDYIKNAAGLTKNLLGFARGGKYEVSPTYLNEFIAHESLMFAQAKKEIQVHEKYGKDLWAVEIDHGQMKQVLMNLFVNAWQAMPEGGDLYIQTENVTLDAAYVKSDNIAPGRYVKISVIDTGAGMDEATRQKIFIPFFTTREMGAGYGLGLASVYGIIRNHGGFINVRSKQGEGTTFNIFLPASNKEVLKKKTLPVELIKGEGTILLVDDEEMIIEVGKKLLEILGYRVLVARSGKEAIEIVKHKNFDIDLVILDMIMPGMGGAETYDRLKEINPGNKVLLSSGYTFDSRAQEMLARGCDGFLRKPFSVEEISQKIRKILDKSQLDKSQTDE; from the coding sequence ATGACCGGCAATGCATCCACAGCAACAGCTGTGGAAGCGCTCAGAAAGGGGGCTTACGATTATTTAAAAAAACCCTTTGAGCCCGAAGAGCTGTTTACGTCCGTAAAGAATGCGCTTCAACAGAGGAGGCTGAAGAAAGACAATGAGCGGGTCAAAAGAAAACTTCGCGACAGCGAGGCGCATTTTAGAACGCTCTTTAACCAGGCATCCGATTGCATATTCGTGGTTGACCACACCCATAAAGACGGGCCCCTAATCGTTGATGTGAACGAAGCCGCCTGCACGACCTATGGCTACCCGTTTGAGGAGTTTATCGGTAAACCTTTTTCAACCATTGATGCCGAAGATACCGGGGAATCATTTTTGGAAAAGACACATCGATTGCTGTCGGGAGAACGGCTGGTCTTTGAGTCGAAGCATATGCGGAAAGATGGAACCCTCTTTCCTGTAGAGGTTTCAGCTCGAATGATCCGGATTGGCGATACCCCCTTCTTCTATTTTATTGGGCGTAATACTACTGAACGAAAACGGGCCGAGGAGGCGCTTCGGGAGAGTGAGAAGCATCTGCAGAGCGTGTTCCGAGCCGCCCCGACCGGTATCGGGGTGGTCATCGGCCGCGTGCTTAAACAGGTCAATAAACGCATGTGTGAAATGACAGGTTACGCCGAAGCAGAGCTGATCGGCCGGAACGCCAGAATGCTCTATACCAGCGACGAAGACTATGAACATGTCGGGCGAGAAAAGTACGCGCAGATTCAGGATCATTCAACGGGAACGGTGGAGACGCGGTGGAAACGCAAGGATGGCCACATAATCAACGTGCTGCTCAGTTCCACGCTGATAAACGCTGACGACCCCGGAAAAGGGGTCACCTTCACCGCGCTTGACATTACCGAGCGCAAAGAGGCTCAAGTCGAGCAGGAAAAACTGCAGACACTGCTTCTGCAAGCCCAGAAAATGGAAGCCATCGGCACACTGGCAGGCGGTATCGCCCACAACTTCAACAACGTTCTCATGGCAATTCAGGGACGTATTTCGTTAATACTGATGGATAAGGACATCTCTTCCCCCGACTTTGAACACCTGAAGTGCATCGAGGATTACATCAAAAATGCGGCGGGGTTGACAAAAAACCTGTTGGGGTTTGCCAGGGGCGGGAAATACGAGGTCAGCCCCACCTACTTGAATGAATTCATAGCGCATGAGAGTCTGATGTTTGCGCAGGCCAAAAAGGAGATTCAGGTTCACGAAAAATACGGAAAGGATCTTTGGGCTGTGGAAATAGATCACGGCCAGATGAAGCAAGTGCTGATGAATCTCTTCGTGAATGCCTGGCAGGCAATGCCTGAAGGGGGTGATCTCTATATTCAGACCGAGAATGTCACCCTTGATGCGGCGTATGTGAAATCCGACAACATCGCACCGGGCCGATACGTTAAAATATCGGTAATCGACACGGGCGCGGGCATGGATGAAGCAACCCGGCAAAAAATATTCATCCCTTTTTTTACCACCCGGGAAATGGGGGCGGGCTATGGGTTGGGCCTTGCCTCCGTCTACGGGATCATCAGAAACCATGGGGGCTTCATCAACGTTCGTAGTAAGCAGGGAGAAGGCACCACATTCAACATCTTCCTGCCCGCTTCGAATAAGGAAGTTCTTAAAAAGAAAACACTACCCGTGGAACTTATAAAAGGAGAGGGAACAATCCTGCTCGTTGATGATGAGGAAATGATCATCGAGGTCGGCAAAAAGCTGCTGGAAATTTTAGGCTACAGGGTGTTAGTCGCCAGAAGCGGGAAAGAAGCCATAGAAATTGTTAAGCATAAAAATTTTGATATTGACTTGGTCATTCTGGATATGATCATGCCCGGCATGGGCGGCGCGGAGACCTATGACCGATTGAAAGAGATAAACCCCGGCAACAAGGTTCTTCTCTCCAGCGGCTACACATTCGACAGCCGAGCGCAAGAGATGCTGGCACGAGGGTGCGATGGTTTTCTTCGAAAACCGTTTAGTGTCGAAGAGATCTCTCAGAAAATAAGAAAGATTTTAGATAAGAGCCAATTAGATAAGAGCCAAACGGATGAATAA
- a CDS encoding IS1634 family transposase, with protein MYSVFMAHFHVKTKKGRPYLYVREIARVDGKPKVISQTYIGSPEKVAGLVRGRDEDVVILKVEEFGALWLSCEIDKDISLCALIDDIVPRADRETGPSIGEYFLYCVLNRMVQAVSKNKLASWYRHTAIQYIRPVDFEELTSQRYWEKWDRVSEDDLSRIAKAFFERIWRVEAPSADCLLFDTTNYYTYMASHTESDLAMRGKNKAGRHHLRQIGLGLLVARDSRLPLYYSVYPGNIHDSKHFEAIMDEMFGAVCGLNQTKERLTVVIDKGMNAEDNYAWIDEHSRIHFITTYSTYFAQDLAATSVDKFEPVDTPGNRRLMAEGKAEECLLAYRTRGEYWGKERAVIVTYNPSSRRKQEYTFNDKLETIRQELLSMRAKVRDKAPHWRNEEAVKDRYLRLCARMHMPHELYELTFVDSEAGLSMNFRKNAYLVSQKQAMFGKSIIITDNTDWTTSDIVQANLDRWQVEDRFRLSKDDELVGVSPVRHWTDSKIRCHLFTCVVAMTYLRRIELKLAASGINRTAADIMEDMRRLHQVLSLKKGERKPACRLETPSKTQAEVLSAFGYRVDAGGVLQQTGH; from the coding sequence ATGTATAGTGTCTTCATGGCTCACTTCCACGTAAAGACTAAAAAGGGAAGACCCTACCTCTATGTCCGGGAGATCGCACGGGTCGACGGCAAGCCCAAGGTCATTTCCCAGACTTACATCGGGTCTCCGGAAAAGGTCGCCGGATTGGTGCGCGGACGCGATGAGGATGTCGTGATACTGAAGGTGGAAGAATTCGGTGCGCTGTGGCTTTCCTGTGAGATCGATAAGGACATCAGCCTTTGCGCTCTTATCGATGACATCGTTCCGCGGGCGGATCGGGAAACGGGTCCTTCCATCGGCGAGTATTTCCTGTACTGCGTGCTTAACCGGATGGTGCAGGCCGTCAGCAAGAACAAGCTCGCATCCTGGTACCGGCACACCGCCATACAGTATATCCGGCCCGTTGACTTCGAAGAGCTCACCAGTCAACGCTACTGGGAAAAATGGGACCGGGTATCCGAGGACGATTTAAGCAGGATCGCCAAAGCGTTCTTCGAGCGCATCTGGCGCGTGGAAGCGCCGTCGGCGGACTGTCTTCTGTTCGACACCACCAACTATTACACCTACATGGCCAGCCATACCGAATCGGATCTTGCCATGCGGGGAAAAAACAAGGCGGGCCGGCACCACTTAAGGCAAATCGGTCTGGGGCTTCTGGTGGCGAGGGATTCGCGGCTGCCGTTATATTACAGCGTCTATCCGGGCAATATCCATGACAGCAAGCATTTTGAGGCCATCATGGATGAGATGTTCGGGGCCGTGTGCGGCTTGAACCAAACAAAGGAGCGCCTTACGGTGGTGATCGATAAGGGGATGAACGCAGAGGATAATTATGCCTGGATCGACGAGCACTCGCGTATTCATTTCATCACCACCTATTCCACCTATTTTGCTCAGGATCTTGCCGCGACCTCCGTTGATAAGTTCGAGCCGGTGGATACACCGGGAAACAGGCGGCTCATGGCGGAGGGAAAGGCAGAGGAATGCCTTTTGGCTTATCGGACCAGGGGAGAATATTGGGGAAAAGAGCGGGCGGTGATCGTCACCTATAATCCATCGAGCCGCCGCAAGCAGGAATATACCTTCAATGACAAGCTGGAGACAATCCGTCAGGAGCTGCTTTCCATGCGGGCAAAGGTAAGAGACAAGGCGCCGCATTGGAGAAACGAGGAGGCTGTTAAGGATCGCTACTTGCGCCTTTGCGCGAGAATGCATATGCCGCACGAACTCTACGAGCTCACCTTCGTGGATTCGGAGGCCGGTCTCTCCATGAATTTCCGCAAAAACGCGTATCTGGTCAGCCAAAAGCAGGCCATGTTCGGAAAGAGCATTATCATTACGGATAACACGGATTGGACAACGAGCGACATCGTTCAGGCAAATCTTGACCGTTGGCAGGTGGAGGATCGATTTCGTCTAAGCAAGGACGACGAATTGGTGGGAGTAAGCCCTGTACGCCACTGGACGGACAGCAAAATAAGGTGCCACCTGTTTACTTGCGTGGTGGCTATGACTTATCTGCGCCGGATCGAACTTAAACTGGCGGCCTCTGGCATAAACCGAACGGCCGCCGACATAATGGAGGATATGCGAAGGCTGCATCAGGTATTGAGCCTGAAGAAAGGGGAACGAAAGCCGGCCTGTCGTCTTGAAACGCCCAGTAAGACCCAGGCCGAAGTCCTATCGGCGTTCGGGTACCGTGTGGACGCCGGTGGGGTCTTACAACAAACCGGCCACTAA